One region of Haloprofundus salilacus genomic DNA includes:
- a CDS encoding DUF7344 domain-containing protein — MSSDTPQRSLAPSKAFQLLADPCRRAALYVLFDTNEPLGYEQLVDRMLRRETTPFRDRHRLALELHHTVLPKLTESTFVRYDEQTRRLRFCDPDSELEPYLTFAQSMDSERDR; from the coding sequence ATGTCTTCAGACACACCACAACGCTCGCTCGCGCCGTCGAAAGCTTTCCAACTGCTCGCCGACCCGTGTCGACGTGCCGCACTGTACGTGCTGTTCGACACGAACGAACCTCTCGGCTACGAGCAACTGGTCGACCGGATGCTCCGCCGGGAGACGACGCCGTTTCGCGACCGGCACCGACTCGCTCTCGAACTGCACCACACGGTGCTACCAAAACTGACCGAGTCGACGTTCGTCCGCTACGACGAGCAGACTCGACGTCTGCGCTTCTGCGACCCCGACTCGGAACTCGAACCGTATCTCACGTTCGCACAGTCGATGGATTCCGAGAGGGACCGATAG
- a CDS encoding glycoside hydrolase family 32 protein, producing MDIPVRVACLYVADRSPEQRAAYEWCAATAATADIVSFAAVANGGVDLDAYDAVWWHRDAPFERNAAVRDSARHVHAFLEDGGGLLLSLHALSAVDSLGIDGVRPDATGVEEIHERSGFASKALYADHPAFESFGERFHVASPDDERPFARYETLLPERGQVLGSSLRGDDLLVGHKSLISWRVGAGSVVGVGEHLRFDARDDEMHARDGFVRNLLASLAADRRPTFTDRPADPEGFADVRAALSDDHHRPGYHLAAPANWLNDPNGLVHYDGRYHLFYQYNPAGPFHGTIHWGHATSEDLVHWRDEPVALSPSPDGPDRDGCWSGCTVLDEDGTPTLLYTGGRGRVQLPCLATAADGDLRTWIKHGDNPVIEEAPTDPPVLATNDWDAEFRDHCVWRQDGVWYHLVGAGAQGGGGVVLLYRGELLDEWEYVGPLFGREEPDPGTVWECPELLDFGDTQLLQVSNYDETIYFVGEADLDAPAFDPTNEGVLDYGDYYAPQSLRAPDGRVLTWGWLPEARDLDAQWRAGWSGAMSLPRELSVAEGEIVQRPAAELAALRERSALSGDASLAAGERRTLDLAGNSYELAFEVELGADATFELGLFESPALSERTAVRYDGESVVVDRSESSHDSAPAKDEQRMPVEGDALSLRAFVDGSVLELFANERRCLTSRVYPTCEDAEGVSLSAIGGSVALRSANAWELEATFPAGRNRRPDGD from the coding sequence ATGGATATCCCTGTACGCGTCGCGTGTCTGTACGTGGCCGACCGCTCGCCCGAACAGCGAGCAGCGTACGAGTGGTGCGCGGCGACGGCAGCGACGGCCGATATCGTCTCGTTCGCCGCCGTCGCCAACGGTGGCGTCGACCTCGACGCCTACGACGCCGTCTGGTGGCACCGCGACGCCCCGTTCGAGCGGAACGCCGCGGTCCGAGACAGCGCCCGACACGTCCACGCATTTCTCGAAGACGGCGGCGGACTGCTACTCTCGCTGCACGCGCTCTCGGCGGTCGACTCTCTCGGTATCGACGGCGTCCGGCCGGACGCGACCGGCGTCGAAGAGATTCACGAGCGGAGTGGATTCGCGTCCAAAGCCCTCTACGCCGACCACCCGGCGTTCGAGTCGTTCGGCGAGCGGTTCCACGTCGCGTCGCCGGACGACGAAAGACCGTTCGCCCGCTACGAGACACTCCTCCCCGAACGCGGGCAGGTTCTCGGCAGTTCGCTCCGCGGCGACGACCTGTTGGTCGGCCACAAGTCGCTCATCTCGTGGCGTGTCGGAGCGGGGAGCGTCGTCGGCGTCGGCGAGCACCTCCGGTTCGACGCTCGGGACGACGAGATGCACGCCCGAGACGGGTTCGTGCGCAATCTGCTGGCGTCGCTCGCCGCCGACCGCCGGCCGACGTTCACCGACCGCCCTGCCGACCCCGAGGGGTTCGCCGACGTCCGAGCGGCACTTTCCGACGACCACCACCGACCGGGCTACCACCTCGCCGCGCCCGCGAACTGGCTGAACGACCCGAACGGTCTCGTCCACTACGACGGGCGCTACCATCTGTTCTACCAGTACAACCCCGCCGGCCCATTTCACGGGACGATACACTGGGGGCACGCGACGAGCGAGGACCTCGTCCACTGGCGCGACGAACCGGTCGCGCTCTCGCCGTCGCCGGACGGCCCGGACCGCGACGGCTGTTGGTCCGGGTGTACCGTCCTCGACGAAGACGGGACGCCGACCCTGCTCTACACCGGTGGACGCGGGCGCGTGCAACTCCCGTGTCTGGCGACGGCGGCCGACGGCGACCTCCGGACGTGGATAAAACACGGCGACAACCCGGTCATCGAGGAGGCGCCGACCGACCCGCCAGTGCTCGCGACGAACGACTGGGACGCCGAGTTCCGCGACCACTGCGTCTGGCGGCAGGACGGTGTTTGGTACCACCTCGTCGGCGCGGGCGCGCAGGGCGGCGGAGGCGTCGTCCTCCTCTACCGCGGCGAGCTTCTCGATGAGTGGGAGTACGTCGGCCCGCTGTTCGGCCGCGAGGAACCCGACCCCGGAACGGTCTGGGAGTGCCCGGAACTGCTCGACTTCGGAGACACGCAGTTACTGCAGGTGTCGAACTACGACGAGACCATCTACTTCGTCGGCGAGGCGGACCTCGACGCACCCGCCTTCGACCCGACGAACGAGGGGGTGCTCGACTACGGCGATTACTACGCCCCGCAGTCGTTGCGCGCGCCCGACGGCCGCGTGCTGACGTGGGGATGGCTTCCGGAGGCCCGTGACCTCGACGCGCAGTGGCGCGCCGGCTGGTCGGGGGCGATGTCGCTTCCGCGGGAGCTCAGTGTCGCCGAGGGCGAGATTGTCCAGCGACCGGCCGCCGAACTGGCGGCGCTGCGCGAACGAAGTGCACTCTCCGGCGACGCGTCGCTGGCGGCGGGCGAGCGCCGAACGCTCGACCTCGCAGGTAACAGCTACGAACTGGCTTTCGAGGTGGAACTCGGTGCGGACGCGACGTTCGAACTCGGCCTGTTCGAGTCGCCCGCGCTCTCGGAGCGAACGGCCGTCAGATACGACGGCGAGTCCGTCGTCGTCGACCGCTCGGAGTCGAGTCACGACTCTGCACCCGCGAAAGACGAGCAGCGAATGCCCGTCGAGGGAGACGCGCTCTCGCTTCGCGCCTTCGTCGACGGCTCGGTGCTAGAACTGTTCGCGAACGAGCGTCGGTGTCTCACGAGTCGGGTGTACCCGACCTGCGAGGACGCCGAAGGCGTGTCGTTGTCGGCGATCGGCGGCAGCGTGGCGCTTCGCTCGGCGAACGCGTGGGAACTGGAGGCGACGTTCCCGGCGGGTCGGAACCGACGCCCGGACGGCGACTGA
- a CDS encoding aldo/keto reductase, producing the protein MNYRTLGDSGVEVSEVGFGAWVVGTDWWGDRTEDQAVEMVEYALEQGITYFDTGDVYGHGDSEKLLGKALADRRDEVTLSTKIGYDFYNHPQAGHGELPKRLDPEWIRTCVDRSLERLDADYLDFLQLHNANVDEVTPEVVETLESLKEEGTVDALGWALGPSIGWLAEGDRAVELDFDAIQTVFNVFEQTPGRHFLDTIAHEGADTSVIARVPHSSGLLNEQVTPDTELDAGDHRGFRPDEWYETGWEKVEALRFLERNDERTMGQAAIQWLLSHDAVASVTPTFRTTADIDEWAAASETPPLSDEEVERVEELYQDNFGISRDDGMDSLRSSVDGADLVGTGKQSAGL; encoded by the coding sequence ATGAACTACCGAACGCTGGGTGATTCGGGAGTGGAAGTGAGCGAAGTCGGCTTCGGCGCGTGGGTCGTCGGCACCGACTGGTGGGGTGACCGGACCGAAGATCAGGCCGTCGAGATGGTCGAGTACGCCCTCGAGCAGGGAATCACGTACTTCGACACCGGCGACGTGTACGGTCACGGCGACAGCGAGAAACTCCTCGGGAAGGCGTTGGCTGACCGCCGCGACGAGGTGACGCTGTCGACGAAGATCGGCTACGACTTCTACAACCACCCGCAGGCGGGCCACGGCGAGTTGCCCAAGCGATTGGATCCCGAGTGGATTCGCACCTGCGTCGATCGGAGTTTGGAGCGCCTCGACGCCGATTACCTCGACTTCCTCCAACTGCACAACGCGAATGTCGACGAGGTGACGCCCGAGGTGGTCGAGACGCTCGAATCGCTCAAGGAGGAGGGCACCGTCGACGCCCTGGGGTGGGCGCTCGGTCCCTCCATCGGCTGGCTCGCGGAGGGTGACCGAGCCGTCGAACTCGACTTCGACGCCATCCAGACCGTCTTCAACGTCTTCGAACAGACGCCCGGTCGACACTTCCTCGACACCATCGCGCACGAGGGCGCGGACACGTCCGTCATCGCCCGCGTTCCGCACTCTTCGGGGCTGTTGAACGAGCAGGTTACGCCCGACACCGAACTGGACGCCGGCGACCACCGAGGGTTCCGTCCGGACGAGTGGTACGAGACCGGCTGGGAGAAAGTTGAGGCGCTGCGCTTCCTCGAACGAAACGACGAGCGAACGATGGGTCAGGCCGCCATCCAGTGGTTACTCAGCCACGACGCCGTTGCGTCGGTGACGCCGACGTTCCGAACGACGGCGGACATCGACGAGTGGGCCGCGGCCTCGGAGACCCCGCCGCTCTCGGACGAAGAAGTCGAACGCGTCGAGGAACTTTATCAGGATAACTTCGGAATCAGCCGCGACGACGGGATGGACAGCCTCCGGTCCTCCGTCGACGGCGCGGACCTGGTCGGCACCGGCAAGCAAAGCGCGGGCTTGTAA
- a CDS encoding helix-turn-helix transcriptional regulator produces MTTAPLADPGGFLELVRRAPMLEALRDGAADRRELEDELEISRATSHRLTRWFEDRGLVERVDSEFRLTETGRAVATALVSFKSEVTAALLLAPVLDAADDADDAVPPVPLSAFADATVTTPGRGDPHGPMNRYVSLVRETETLRGFDTWAIAPTYMGEIQERILDGMETTLVDPLAVVEDVMENYPERCVEVCVSGHLTIRLHDSLPFGLAVFDDRVGVAVRDPETNALTAFVDSDSSVAREWAEATYEAFESEAVLLENFTKNGVREALANQ; encoded by the coding sequence ATGACCACCGCGCCACTGGCGGACCCCGGCGGGTTCCTCGAACTCGTCAGGCGCGCACCCATGCTGGAAGCGCTCCGAGATGGAGCGGCCGACAGGCGAGAGTTGGAGGACGAGTTGGAGATTTCGCGGGCGACCAGCCACCGGTTGACGAGGTGGTTCGAGGACCGAGGGTTGGTCGAGCGCGTCGACAGCGAGTTCCGCCTCACGGAGACCGGACGCGCAGTAGCGACGGCGCTCGTGAGTTTTAAATCGGAAGTGACCGCCGCGCTGTTGCTCGCGCCTGTGCTCGATGCGGCTGACGACGCCGACGACGCCGTACCGCCGGTTCCGCTCTCGGCGTTCGCCGACGCGACGGTGACGACGCCCGGCCGCGGCGACCCGCACGGGCCGATGAACCGCTACGTCTCGCTCGTTCGAGAGACCGAAACGCTCCGCGGATTCGACACGTGGGCCATTGCACCGACCTACATGGGCGAGATTCAAGAGCGGATTCTCGACGGCATGGAGACGACGCTCGTCGACCCCCTTGCCGTCGTCGAGGACGTGATGGAGAACTACCCCGAGCGGTGCGTAGAGGTGTGCGTGAGCGGACATCTCACGATTCGACTCCACGACTCGCTGCCGTTCGGACTGGCCGTCTTCGACGACCGAGTCGGCGTCGCTGTCCGCGACCCGGAGACGAACGCGCTCACGGCGTTCGTCGACTCCGACTCCTCCGTCGCTCGCGAGTGGGCGGAAGCGACGTACGAAGCGTTTGAGTCCGAGGCCGTCCTTCTCGAAAATTTTACGAAGAACGGAGTTCGGGAGGCGTTGGCGAATCAGTGA
- a CDS encoding DUF1059 domain-containing protein translates to MVKEVSCIHAGFEDCAFLVRSENETELIEFVQRHAEETHGVSVSREHVERIAKDV, encoded by the coding sequence ATGGTCAAAGAGGTGAGCTGTATCCACGCCGGGTTCGAAGATTGCGCGTTCCTCGTCCGCTCGGAGAACGAGACGGAGCTAATCGAGTTCGTCCAGCGACACGCCGAGGAGACCCACGGCGTGTCGGTATCGCGCGAACACGTCGAACGGATAGCGAAGGACGTTTAG
- a CDS encoding OsmC family protein — protein sequence MATESQQEGTVTQGVDVEKLKAFLEFAEANPDDVQFGLEAKGVYEGRAIHTKATTGPYTLGGQRIDRTAREYVHHLGGHREVEDAVGFVDPTDRQEVIELALAALSGCINAAVSMSAIAAGIELDELETRVRIAWDPFVFLHLEEITTEDGDPVDMFGDLEVDIEADGDGLGEDERSYLEESVGRSAVYNLVTLPHRCRPSVRRR from the coding sequence ATGGCAACAGAATCCCAACAGGAAGGAACCGTAACGCAGGGCGTCGACGTGGAGAAACTGAAGGCGTTCCTTGAGTTCGCCGAGGCTAACCCCGACGACGTCCAGTTCGGTCTCGAAGCGAAGGGCGTCTACGAAGGTCGGGCGATTCACACGAAGGCGACGACCGGACCGTACACGCTGGGCGGTCAGCGAATCGACCGCACCGCTCGCGAGTATGTCCACCACCTCGGCGGGCACAGAGAGGTCGAAGATGCCGTGGGGTTCGTCGACCCGACCGACCGACAGGAGGTCATCGAACTCGCGCTCGCCGCGCTCTCGGGGTGCATTAACGCCGCCGTCAGCATGAGCGCAATTGCGGCGGGCATCGAACTCGACGAACTCGAAACCAGGGTTCGAATCGCCTGGGACCCGTTCGTCTTCCTCCACCTCGAAGAGATTACGACCGAAGACGGCGACCCAGTCGACATGTTCGGCGACCTCGAAGTTGATATCGAGGCCGACGGAGACGGCCTCGGCGAAGACGAACGCAGCTACCTCGAAGAGTCGGTTGGACGCTCGGCGGTGTACAACCTCGTGACACTCCCACACCGTTGCCGACCGTCAGTTCGCCGTCGGTAA